Below is a genomic region from Gillisia sp. Hel_I_86.
TCACGATCTAGATCTATTACTATTGTATTGATGCGTTTTAAGGCATCAAACAATGCTGCCATATGGTCGTAATGCTCTATTTGAGTAGTTGGAAAAGAATGATGCAAGCCTAAAGTATCTTGGACAAAGCTAGAGCCAAATTTTTTCCAATCTATTGTTCCATAAGCTACTTTATGGGCATTGTAGTTTCCTGTAGCACCTCCAAATTTCGCCGCGTTCGGGATGTTTTTTAAATAGGATAATTGTTCATTTAATCTAGTAGTAAAGACTTCCATTTCTTTCCCTAAGCGGGTAGGGGAAGCGGGTTGTCCATGAGTTCGTGCCAATAAAGGGATATTTGCCCAATCTGCACTTAAGTTTTCTAGTTTTTCAATTATTTCGGTAAGTGCCGGAATATATTCATTAGCAATTGCTTCCTTTAAACTTAAAGGAACCGCGGTATTGTTTATGTCTTGTGAGGTAAGGCCAAAATGGATAAATTCTTTAAACTGACTTAAAGAAAGATCTTCAAATTTGTCTTTTATAAAATATTCTACGGCCTTTACATCATGATTCGTGGTCTTTTCAATTTCTTTTATAGCTGAAGCATCCAAAGATGTGAAATTCTTATAAATATTGCGCAACTTCGGAAAAAGAGAAGTGTTTACTTCTTTTAACTGAGGAAGTGGCAATTCACATAAAGAGATAAAATATTCAATTTCTACTCGAACTCTATATTTTATAAGGGCTTCCTCACTAAAATATGCCGATAGGTTTTTGGTTTTCTGATGATATCTTCCATCTATAGGAGAAATTGCACTTAAGGGTGTCATTCTAAACAGCTTTTTAAAATTAAGCCCAAAGGTAAGCCTTTAACAATTTTCAGAAAGCCTGTTCGAAAGATATTTTTAAAGGGAATTTAAACTAAAAAAGTATTTTTAATTATAGAAGGGGCTGGGTGTTTTGAAATAGGTCTGTTATCGATTTCTGACTACCCATAGTTGTGTGCTCATTTATTGCAATTGAGGAAAGCCTTGAAGCATTGCCAACAGAACATAATCTTCAGAATTTTTATTTTTCATTTCTTCCAACCAATCAATGCCTTTTCCAACTTCTTTTTCAGCAGTTTCTTTATCTCCTTTTTGTAAATAGTAAATTGAAGAGTAAAACTGCAAATATGATTTCCAATACAAAATGATATTGTTTTTTTTAGTTGAATATAGATTTTCTAATTTTTCGTGAAGCAAGTTTAAATCATTATTGTTTTCATCCATAAAACTCTGTACAAAAGCATTATAAATTTTTTCTTGAATTCCTACAAGTAATGAGTCTTGTTGAATTGATTGTACCTGAGTTTGATAACTAATAATTTGTGATTTGTTAAACCCTTTTATATTCCCATTGCAAGAAATAAATAATAGTGAAATAAATAGTAATCGTTCCATAGTATTAAATTTATAAATTAGTTTATATTGTCAACAAAATAGTCAAAAAAATTATTTAATATATTGTTTAATAGCATTTACATATTCTTCAAAAGCATCAATTCCTGTATTTGTAATTTCAATCGATGTATGTTGATAATTGTTTAAAAAACCTTTGGCTATAGTTATATATTTTTCCTTTTCCAATTTCTTTAGTTGAACACTAATATTTCCTGATGTGGCTTTGGTAATCTCTTTCAATTCATTAAAATCAGATTTACCATTACTCACTAAATAAGAAATAATGGCTAACCGCAATTGAGAATGCAATAATGGATTTAGATTTTTAAACATTTTCTTTATCGTTTATGTTTAACCATTAATATTATTCCTGGAATTAATACGGCAACCGTAGAAACAATTCCCATTAATAAAGACTGATAAATCCATTCAAGGTAAAAGCTTAAAAATGCTGAAAGACCAATAAAAATACCCGAGTAGAGGAGTAGTTTGCTTTTCATAGATGAGCCTGAAACTATTGTTCCGATAGACAGTAAAATTAGAATGATGGGTATTAAGTTTTCTTTCAGATTATTCCAAAATAGAAAGCCTAAAATCATCATATTAATTGATAAAACAATCCACAGTACGGATACTATTTTACTAATCAAATTTTGCTTGCTTATCCCTTTCTTTTTTGAATAGTAGATTGTAGAATAAATTACTCCGACTGGTATCAATAAATAGGGATACCAATTAATATCATAATATCCATTTTTTAGAAGCACAAATTGACTTACAGAGGTTATAGCAATTAATCCTCCCCAAAATATATAAATAAATCCATTCTCTTCAAATTTATTTCTGGCTTGGGTAATTATTTGAGTAATCAACTCAAAGCTTTTCTCAGGCGATAATTTATCTGTTTTCATTTTTGTGAAATTTTAAATACCATACAAATATAAAGTAGTTTATATTATAAACAAAATAAATTTCATTTTAATGATAATAAAGTTTAAACCATTTCTAAATGTATTGTGAATTTTTGTATGGATTGTGCGTTGTCAACAGGCTCTTTTGTTTTTTTAGTTTTGGCTTGAGTGCCGGAAAAAAAACAAATGTGCCTGTCTCGAGCGTTGGGCTTTTGAAAACGTGAATTTTCAGTCATCGCCTTGTAGCTAACAGGTTTTTTCAGGTTTAGTTGGTATTGGATTCCAGAAGAATTTGGTAATGAAAAATCACAGAACTCTTTTATTCAACTATCTGTTGGGTATATGTTCCAATTTTTTTAACTCAATGACTATAAAGCGGAAGTTATTTTCCACTTTTTTATTGCTTCAATTTTATTAGGTACAAAATTGATATTTTTGGTACTTTTATTCCCTCGTTGAGGGTTTGGTGCCCCGAGGTTTTCGATTCTAAAAACAGCGGTATGTCAAGAATAGCTCTATTCATTTTAATAATCCTAGTTTCTTCCTCAATTGCGGA
It encodes:
- the purB gene encoding adenylosuccinate lyase, yielding MTPLSAISPIDGRYHQKTKNLSAYFSEEALIKYRVRVEIEYFISLCELPLPQLKEVNTSLFPKLRNIYKNFTSLDASAIKEIEKTTNHDVKAVEYFIKDKFEDLSLSQFKEFIHFGLTSQDINNTAVPLSLKEAIANEYIPALTEIIEKLENLSADWANIPLLARTHGQPASPTRLGKEMEVFTTRLNEQLSYLKNIPNAAKFGGATGNYNAHKVAYGTIDWKKFGSSFVQDTLGLHHSFPTTQIEHYDHMAALFDALKRINTIVIDLDRDFWTYVSMDYFKQSIKKGEVGSSAMPHKVNPIDFENSEGNLGIANAIFEHLSSKLPVSRLQRDLTDSTVLRNIGVPIGHTLIAFQSTLKGLNKLLLNEDKIKLDLENNWAVVAEAIQTILRREGYPNPYEALKGLTRTNAAITKQSMGDFIETLEVSQEIKNELKAITPQNYTGI
- a CDS encoding winged helix-turn-helix domain-containing protein produces the protein MFKNLNPLLHSQLRLAIISYLVSNGKSDFNELKEITKATSGNISVQLKKLEKEKYITIAKGFLNNYQHTSIEITNTGIDAFEEYVNAIKQYIK